CCCAGTCCGGTTACGCCTGCTACCAGCCGCGCATGATGTCGTCGCAGATGGTGCTCGGTGCCCTGTACCCCGAGCTTGACTACGCCGGCGGCCTCGAGGGTGGCTATGACGACCCGGAGTACTGCGTGCCTGAGCTCATGGTCCTCTGGGGCAAGATGCCCCTGGCATCCAACCCGGATGGCTTCTTCGGCCATGCGGTCATCGACCTCATGAAGCGCGGTGCGAAGCTCGTCACCATCGATCCGCGCGTCAACTGGCTGGCAACCAGGTCCGAGCTGCAGCTGCGCCTGCGCAACGGCACGGATGCCGCCCTTGCCATGGCGATGTGCAACATCATCATCAAGGAAGACCTCTACGATCACGATTTCGTGGAGCGCTGGACCTACGGCTTTGACGAGTTCGCCGAGCGCGTTGCCTATATGACGCCCGAGGATGCCGCCCGCATCTGCGAGGTTCCCGTCGAGGACATCTACACGGTGGCCCGCATGTACGCCAACGCCCATCCGGCCTCCATCGCCTGGGGCCTCGCCTTCGACCAGAACACCAACGGCATGCAGGCCGGTCAGTGCGTACTCGCCATGATATGCATGTGCGGCAACCTCGACGTGCCCGGCGGCAACATCGTCGCCGACCTGTCGATGCCCGAGGACATCACCGGCGACGCCGCATCCGGGCAGTCGGAGCACAACACCGACACGCGCGCCTTCATCACCGAGGGCTGGTACCAGATGACCGACGAGGAACGCGACAAGTGCATCGGCATGGACAAGTATCCCCTGTACTGCAACCAGATTACCGGTGCCCAAGCTGACTGCGTGTTGGATACCCTGGAGACGGATGAGCCCTACCCCATCAAGATGGCGTGGATCGCCAACACGAACCTCATCGCCCCGACCAACTCGGCCGAACCCACCCGCTGGCACAAGGCGCTGCTGCGCTCCATCGACTTCGCCTTCGGCACGGACTGCTTCATCACGCCGACCATCCAGGCCGTCTGCGACGTCTTCCTGCCGCTTTCCACGGTGGCCGAGCACGATGGCGTGAACCGCACCCACTATGGTGCCGCCTCCATCACCACCGGCTGCGGCAACAAGGCCATCACCGTGGGCGAGGCCAAGTCCGACCTCGAGATCTACTGCATGCTCGCCAAGCGCATGGCCGAGATGTTCCCCGATGACCCCAAGGCGCGCTTCGCCTACGAGAAGTACCCGGACTACCACGACTATCTCGAGAAGAACCGCCTCGAGGGACGTCACGTGTTCAATGAGGTGCGCGAGCTCGTCAAGTTCAAGCGCAAGGTCTATTACAAGAAATACGAGACCGGCAAGTTGCGCCCCGACGGACAGCCGGGCTTCCTGACCCCAACCGGACGTGTCGAGCTGTGGTCATCGGCCTTCGCAAACAACGGCATGGACCCGCTGCCCTACTACTACGAGCCGGACCTTTCGCCGCGTATTCCCGAGAAGACCGCCGAGGACCTGGAGCTCAAGCGCAATCCGCTGGTCCCCGAGGAACTGGACGCCAAGTGGCACGAGCGTGACCTCCCCCACGAGGAGATCATGGAGAAGTACCCGTTCATCATGTCCACGGGTCACCGCCGCTACTCCTCGTTCCACTCCGAGCACCGTCAGGTGGCCGTGCTGCGCGAGCTCGATCCGAACCCGATGATCGAGATCAACCCGGCCGACGCAGAGCGCATCGGCGTCTCCGATGGCCAGTGGTGCGAGATATCCAACATGTTTGGCAGCGCGAAGTTCAAGGCGCGCGTGATGCCGACTGTGGGTGAAGGTCATGTCGAGGTTGATCACGGCTGGTGGTTCCCCGAGCAAGACGGCAGCGAGCCCAGTCTCTTCGGGGTCTGGCAGTCCAACTGCAACGACCTCATCCCGGAACACCACAACAACGCCCTTGGCCTGGGAGCCCCCTACAAGAGCGCATGCTGCAACGTGGTGCCCCTCAAGGAAAGCTACGACGTCGACATGGCAGCATTCGGCGAGAAATTCGGAAAGCTGGTGTAAATCATGACTCAATACGGATTGCTTATCGATTACGAATTCTGCACGGGATGCCAGAGCTGCGAGGTCAGCTGCAAGGAGGAGCATGACTTCCCCGTCGGCAAGTGGGGCATCCGCGTCCTGGACGACGGTCCCTGGCAGAAGGACGATTCCAAGGACATCGGGAACTGCTACAACTGGAACAAGATTCCCACTCCCACTGACCTGTGCGACCTGTGCATCGACCGTTTGCGCGATGGACGCGAGCCCGTGTGCATGCACAACTGCCTGGCCGATGTCATTCGCTTCGGCACCATCGACGAAATGGCCGAGGAGCTGAAGCGCAAGCCCAAGCAAGTGCTCTGGACCCCCTGCGACATCAATCTCTAGTTTCATCAGTACCGCAAGCCCGAATGGTGCGTCTCTTGACGAGGCGCACCATTCGCCACGCGTGAACCATCCGAGGAGGAAGCCATGTCCATGCGCAGGAATTCCAACGGAGCGTTGACCACGATGAACGTCATCGGCATCCTGGCGCTGTTCTGCACCATGAGCGAGTTCGCCATTCTGACGCCATCCATCGCAGCCTTCTCGCATCATTTTGCCGATACCGACATCACCACCATCATGCTCGCAAACAGCATCACCGGCATCGTGTCGGTACCGGTGAGCATCGCGTCCGGCGCCCTGCTCCCGAAGATCGGCTTCAAGCCCGCTGCCATCGCGGGCATCCTCATCATGACGGTGGGCGGCGCGTACCCCTTCCTCATGCCCGATATCACCGACTACAACCTCATCATCTTCTCGCGCATTATCGTCGGCATTGGCCTGGGCATCATGTTTCCCGTGGGCAACGCGAGCATCATCGCGTTGTGCGAGGGCGAGCAACGTTCACGCCTGCTTGGTCTGGGAATCACCATCCAGTTCGTCTTCAACATCATCTACACCACGGTAGCCGGCTATCTGACCGAGATCGGTTGGAACTACTCGTTCTTGGCGTATCTAATCGGCTTTGTCCCCATGGTCATCGCGTTGCTGTGGATGCCCGAAGCCAAGGGTGTCGTTCGCGCCAAGCTCGCAGGCCAGGTCAAGACGAAGGGAGTCGCAAAGCCGAAGATTCCGCGTTCCATCGCGGGATATGCGCTATTCGCGCTGGCGGCGTGGACCTGCGTCGTGACGGTGCAGGTAGTAACCTCCTCGGTACTTGACTGGCGCGGACTTGCCGGACCGGGCGAGGCGGCGCTTGTCATCAACTGCTGCGGCATCGGAACCATCCTGTGCGGCCTGCTCTTCCCCTACCTCGTCCGCTGGTTCAAGGCGCGTCTGTTCGGGATATCGGCCGCGTTCATCGTGATAGGACTCATCCCCTGCCTGCTGGCACCGTCATCCATCGTCTACGCCCTGGGCGTCTTCATCTTGGGGTTTGCCGGCTCCGCGTTCTTCACCGCCGCGCAAAACGCGACAGGCAATGTCACGCCTCCCGAGCGCGTGCCCTTCGTGAGCGGCATCATGACGTCGATGATGAATCTGGGGCCGTTCTTGGCACCCTATGTGTTCAGTTGCTCGATGCTCCTGCTGCCGGCCATGGGCTTCGATGCCGTGTTCCCGGTTCTCATCGTCATCGCCTTGGTGGTATGCGTCATCGGCCTTGTTCACCCCATGCGCGCCCTCATGATGCGCAAACCCGAATAGGCTGGGTGCGATATGCCACGTTGCTTCGCATGCATCCATTGCGGAAAATGCGGGCCGCCAAGCTCGGACGCCAAAGTCCGCCCCATCGGATACTGCATCTTCTGCGACACGCAAAACGATGCAAGCGATACCACCTGCAAGACATGTGGCAAGCGCCTGCCGTTGCCTCCCGGCAACGTGAACGCGGCTAGCAGCTGACAGGCTAGATGCTCACCGTCAGGCCGTCCATGAGGTCGTTCACGGTCTTCATGGCGCACATCTTGCCGCACATCGTGCAGGTCCCTTCCGTGACGGGCGGGGCGCTCTCGTAGAACTCGCGCGCACGTTGCGGATCGAGGGCGAGGTCGAACATCTCGCTCCACGACACGCGACGACGAGCATCGCTCATGCGATTGTCCCGGTCACGCGCACCTGGCACGCCTTTGGCGATGTCGGCGGCATGGGCGGCGATTTTGGTGGCGACGAGTCCCTCGCGCACATCGTTGGCGTCCGGTAGGCGCAGATGCTCGGCCGGCGTCACGTAGCAGAGGAAGTCAGCCCCGCTCGAGGCCGCGATGGCCCCGCCGATGGCCGCCGTGATGTGATCGTAGCCGGGAGCGATATCGGTCACGAGCGGGCCGAGCACGTAGAAGGGCGCCTCGTGGCACAGGCGCTTCTCCATCTTCATGTTGGCCGCGATTTCGTCGAGCGCCATGTGTCCCGGCCCCTCGACCATCACCTGCACGCCGGCATCCCACGCGCGTTGCGTGAGCTTGCCGATTTCGATGAGCTCGGCAATCTGGGCGGCATCGCTTGCATCGTAGATGCTACCGGGGCGCATCGCATCGCCAAGGGAGATGGTCACGTCATGCTCGTGCAGGATGGCGAGCACGTCATCGTAGAACTCGTAGAACGGATTCTCGTTGCCGGTCGCCTCCATCCAGGCAAAGATCAGCGAACCACCCCGACTGACGATGTTCGTGAGACGCCCCGTCTCCTTGAACGAGTCGATGACCCGGCGGTTCATGCCCGCATGTACCGTCACGAAATCGACGCCGTCTTCGGCATGCGCGCGAATGACCTCGAGAAAATCGTCCGGCGTGATGTCGATGAGCGCCTTCTCCAGATACCCAATGGCATCGTACATGGGCACCGTGCCCACCATTGCCGGGGACCGATCGATGAGCGCACGGCGAAACGCGCGCGTCTTTCCCGAGTTCGAGAGGTCCATGATCGCCTCGGCGCCCAGCTCGAGCGCGACATCGACCTTGCGCCACTCCTCCTCCTCGTCGGCCAGGTCGCCCGAAATGCCAAGGTTGACGTTGACCTTGGTGCGCAGTGACACACCATCCAGGCATGAGCCCACGCCCTCGGGATTAAGCGAAGCGTGGTGGATGTTCGCCGGAATGGCAATGCGTCCAGCAGCGACGGCCTCACGCACGTTTTCCGCGCAGATGCCCTCCTTCGCGGCGACGGCGCGCATCTGCTCGGTCACGATTCCGGCACGCGCGTAATCGATTTGCGTTATTTGATTGCCCATGGCGTCCATGGCGCACTCCCTTCGTTGGCATTACCCACACAGGTTCATCGGGTCGGCATCGTAAGCGCCCTCTCAGCCTGGACCATCCAAGCTCCCCGGTTATGGTTTGGGATTATATGTCAGATACGGCGCGATGATTCGCCAGAGCGAAAATCCCGCGCTAGCTCTTGCGCTGAAGCCTCTCGAGCTCGGCCTTGAGCGAGGCATAGTGCTTGAACTCTTCCTCGGACCAACTACCAAAGAGCGCTTCCTCGAGCATTTGGCTGGCCGTAACAGCAAGGCCCTCTTGCGGATAGAGGCGCTCACGGCTGCGGTTGTAGAGGTAGATTTGATCGAACATGCCCGAATCCTCGAGTACAGCGAGGTTGCGCACGATCTGGTCGACGATCTTGCGATGATGGGCGGGGTCGGTTGCTCGGGGCGTGGTGCCGGCAAGACGCATTTGCTCATAGCGGAGTTGGCAGGAGACGAGCGATATCTCCGGCTTGACCGCCATGAGAGCGAGCGAGACATCATAGCCGCGCTCACGTAGGAGCGTGGCGGTCGCGAGAGGCACCTGAGACGTGCGTAGCGTGCCCTCGATGATGAGGTTGTAGCCGGCCGAGGAAAGCGCATCGACGAAGGCCTCCACCATCTTGCCTGCCCATTGCGCCGTATAATCGACGGCCTTATCGCCATAGGCGCTTTGCAGAGCAAAGAAGCGCGGGTGAAGCTTTCGATATTCATCACCGTTGATGACGATGACATCCTTTTTGAACATCTCGAGAAACACGTGGTGAAGAGTGGTCTTGCCTGCCCCGCTTTGACCACCAAGCAAGATTGCCTGCGGTCGATCATGCGGCGACAGACAAGCGGGCGCTACCATCGTCTCGAGCTGACCAATCAGCTTTTCGGAAAACTCTTCTTCGGAATACTCCGCAAGATAGTTACCCATGTCAGGCCGCCTGCGGGATATAGCGGTCTGCGAGTTTATCGAATGCGTCAAGTTGGCCCTTAATTTCTGCCAGCTTACCCTTGTTGGAGTTTTCGGAACTGACAATAGTAGGCTTAAGCAAGGCAATCTGATTGATGATGTCGGAAAACACCATTTCGCGCATTGCATCGCCATGTTTCCGTGCGGTCGACCTCAGCGCAAATAGCTTGGCCAGAATCTCGGCGGCTTTCTCCGTAAGCACCTCTTGCGTGAGCGTAATCTGATAGATCTCCGTCATGTCCATATCTTCATCTCCTTCGCCAAAGTAGACCTCTGCATAGACGATTTCCTCGACGCCATGACGCTCCTTCTCGGAAAGCTCCTTGCCGTCACGGTCGAGGCAGTCCATGATGAAGCGCGGCAAACGGGCGGCACGGATGAGGTTGGCGTTGGCGCGAGAGGGCTTCTGTCCCTTCTCGTAGCGCGCGAGACTCGCCTCCCCCAGCCCGAGCAAACGCGCGAACGAGCGTTGCGAGAGGCCGTACTTGGCGCGGATGTCCTTGATGTCCTGCGGTGTGAGTTCGTGGGCCATGCCCTACCTCCTCGAACAGAAATCACTCATGTGATGTCTTCGTAAGCTTATAATACTATAATTTGATTGTAATTATAGTATTTTATTATCTTTTGTTATGTTTTTACTGATTTGCAATCATTTGATATGCATATACACAGTTTGGTACATCCCGATCACGCATTTGGCGGCCCAGCACGAAGCGCAACATACATGTGCAGTTTTATGCGCCCCGATCACATGACGCTTTGACAGCATGCGTACCCTCCCGTACACTGGGCGAACCCGGATTCGATTTGAGGTGGATGTATGTGCGGAGAATTCGTCATCTAGTCTTTCTCGGCTAAGTGCCGAACACTAGTCATTCCCATTCCGCACACCCACGTTCCGGGAGATTCCCATGTCAAAGAACATCTCTTCAAACTCGCCTGCGCAGGCGGGAAAGCCTGCCGAATCCACCGACGCGCTTCTCACGAGCGCCGTCGGCTTGCCCCTTCCCAAGAACTGGCTGGCGATCATCAGCTTCATATGGGCCGGTCAGGCCGTCTCGATGATAACCAGCTACGCTGCGGGCTATGCCGTCGTGTGGTACGTGACCGAATCCACCGGCAGCGCGCTCGTGCTTGCCGTGATGAACATATGCGTGATGCTCCCCGTCGGTCTTCTCTCCCCCTTTGGCGGCATCGTGGCAGACAAGCACAACCGCAAGATGATCATGATCGTGGCCGACGGCGCCATTGGGCTCATCTCGTTGATAGCGGGATTCATCATCCTCGCAGGCGATGTCTCGCTCGTGTTGCTTACCCTCGTCTGCGTGGCACGCGCCATCGGCCAGGCCTTCCACAGCCCGGCGATGATGGCGACCATGCCCATGCTCGTGCCCGACAAGCACCTCCTGCGCATCAACACGCTCGACCAGTTGCTCGCCTCCATTGCCGGCATAGGCGCGCCCGCCTTCGGCATCTTCCTCTACACCACCATGGGGTTTTCCTCGGTCATGTTCCTCGACTTCATCGGAGCACTCTTCGCCATTGCTGGGCTTGCGCTTGCGAAGGTCCCCACCGTCATTGACGAGACAGCCACGCAACAGCATGTCATCGCCAACCTGCGCGACGGCTTCCGTGCCGTCGCGGCATCGCGCGGCTTGCTGCTTCTCATCGTCATGGTCACCATCGGCATGATGATATTCGGCCCGCTCTCGGCCGTGTTCCCGCTGATGACGTACGAGCATTTCTCGGGCGATGGCTACATGGCCTCGCTCGTCGAGGCGGCATTCGGTATCGGCATGCTCGTGGGCTCGGGCATACTCATGGCATGGGGCGGCGGCAAGAGGCTCGCGGGCCTTATCGCCGTGGCCGCCGTCATCGTGGGGGCAACGACGACGGCGTGTGGGCTTCTGCCCCCGACAGGTTTCGTCGCCTTCGTGATGCTCGTCGCTGTGATGGCCATGGCCTGCGCATGGTTCAACGGTCCCACGATGACCCTCACGCAACGCAACGTGCCCGATGAGAAGATGGGGCGCGCCATGGGCCTGCTCAACGCCGCCATGGGGCTCGCGACGCCCATCGGCATCGCCATCGGCGGCGTGGCGGCCGAGCTCATGGGCGTAGCTCCGTTTTTCGTGGTGGACGGCATCGCGTGCCTCGTGCTAGGCCTCGTGGCCTACATCCCCAAGTCGATCCGCGCCCTCGACGAAGGCTAGCGTACCGAATGTGACAAAACGCGCCGGGGCAGTTTTGTCGATACCTCTGCACACCAGTTATCCCTGCTGTTCGGAGACCCCGCGCTTGCCGTACCCATAGCGCTTTCTGAACGCGACCATGAAGCAAATCGAGAGGACGGCGGCCGCCAGCTCGCCCACCGTGACGGAAAGCCAGATGCCGTCGATACCCAAGACCAGGGGAAGCAGCAGTACCGCGCCGCACTCGAACACGAGAGTGCGCAGAAAGGCGATGATGGCAGAGACGATACCGTTGCCAAGCGAGGTGAACAACGCCGAAGCATAGATAGGGATGCCCATGATGAGGAAGGCGAAAGCGTAGATCTGGTACGCGTTGACCGTGAACTCGAGCAACACCGCGTCGTAGCTCACGAATATGGCGGAGAGCGGCCCGGCAAGCCATTCGGCGGCCAGGAACATGAAGACGCTGCCCACGCCGATGAACCCAAGGCTCTTGAGCAGGATGCTGCGCATCTCCTTGCGATTGCGCGCACCGTACTGGTAACTCATGAGCGGCGAGCTGCCGAGCGCATATCCCATGAAGATGGCCGCGAAGATCATCGCCGTGTAGCCGATGACGCTGAACGCCGCGACGCCATCTTCGCCGATGTAGCGCATGAGCTGGAAGTTGTAGAGCATGGTCGTGAGACTCATGGCGATGTTGGAGACGAGCTCGGAGCATCCGTTGAGGCAGGACCTGCCGATGGGTCGCCACTCAAGGCGCGTCCTGACCAGGCGCAGCAGGCTCGAATTGTGCTTGCGCAAGAAGTAGACGAGCGGAATGAGGCCACCCACCACCTGACCGAGCGCCGTGGCGATGGCGCCTCCCGCAATCCCCCAGCCAAAGACGCAGATGAACAGCCAGTCGAGCACGACGTTCACGACGCCCGCGGCAACGATGACGTAGAAGCCGTAGTTGGGCTTGCCTGCCGTGGAATAGAAGATCTGGAACGCGAACTGCAGCGCGTAGAACGGCAGCGCGAGCAGCACCCAACGACCGTAGATGACGCTCTCGTCAAGCAACGCGCCCTGCGCTCCGAAGGCCTCGAGTAACGGCACGAGGATCAGCTGCCCGATGACGGCGAGCATGACCGCGAGGACGATCGTGAAGATGACGAGCATGCTGAAGTAGCGGTTGGCCTTCTCGTCGTCGCCCTCGCCACGGGTCTTGGCGACCAGCGCGCTACCGCCCGTGCCCGTCATGAGGCCAATCGTCGCGAGGATCATGACGACGGGCCAGGCCAGGTTGACGGCCGCCAACGCGGTCTTGCCGACGAAGTTCGAGACGAAGAAACCATCCACCACCTCGTAGAGCGAGGTGAAGATCATCATGCAAATCGTCGGAAACGTGTATTTGAGAAGGGCACTCATGGAAAAGTGCCGGTTCATGTCCTGCGTCATAAGGAGTCTCTCGTATCCAATACAAAGCTGGGCGTAGCGCCAAAGGGTTCACACGAGAGAAACAGTGTACCTCATCGCCAACGCTAGTTATGTATAGGTGACGGCCGTACCCATTTCATCCGTGATGCTTGTGGTGTCTCCCACCCTGGGCATCACCATCTTGGGCCACGGCCGTACCGCCATGGTGCGATGCAATCTGATCGCGCAGCTCGCGCATCGAGAGCCCCGCGCAATCGTCAATCGTCAAATCAGGATCGAGCTCCGTCAGCTCAAGGGCGGCTACATAACGACCGCAACCCATTCCGTGAGCATGAGCCTCTTCGCGCACCTGCAAACTCACCGCATCACATGACCCCCGGCACGGCAAAGCCGCCAGCCGCTCCTCGCTGATGCCCACGAGCATCTGCTCCTGCTCCGCATTATCCGAGGCGACACTTACCTGCACGTAGGCATCGTCACGCAAGTATGGCGCAAGCGAGGGACTCTGGGTGAGCTTCTCGAGCGCCTCGCCATACGAAAGGCCGGTGAGTGACAAGTCTGCGACTACGGCCTGACCGTCATCGTTTATGCCCTCGACGCTTACCACCTGGTCGGCGCTATTGAGTTGCAATTCGATGGAGGGGTTGATGTCGATATCCACATAGGCGCTGATGACGGTGTCGAAGGGTGCAGGCGCAACAGTATCGCCTGACGTGGTGGGATCGCCCGGCACGTTGGCGATGCGGAAAAACCCGAAGCAGGCCACGCCAAGTACGAGACAAGCCGCCAAACCGGCAATGAAGCGATTGAAGCGCACTTTGCGGGAAGGACGACGGCGCTTCGCCTTGGCAGCGCTGGCAATGGGAATGACTTGCGCCGTATCGGCACCCACACTGTCCGCCTCGGCCGCAAGGCGATCATAGGCATCGAGGACCGATTGCCGAGCGCTCGCGGGCGGTTCGAGAGCATCGAAGGCATCGCGCATGCGCGTTTCAAGTTCGCGATCGTTCACGAGAGGGCCTCCTTCAGCGTTTTCTTGCCCCGAGCTATCCAGGAATAGACGGTGTTGACGGGAGCATCGAGCATCTCGGCAATCTCGGGTGCCGTGTATCCCTCGTACAGCGCGAGGTAGAGCGGCAAACGGGGCGGGTCATCGAGAGACCGGAACGCCTCCATGAGCTCCATACGGTCGCAATCGGGTTGTGCCTCGCTGTCACGGGAAATGAGCGCCTCCGACGCGATTGCCTCGTCGAGAGGCTCGTCGTTGCGACGATGCGCCCGCAGCATGTCCTTGCAGACGTTTGATGCAACCGTGATGAGCCATGCCTTGCGATGGGCATCATCGTTGAAGCTCGTCGCATCGGCAAGCGCATACTTGAGGAAGGTCTCCTGGAACGCGTCCTGCGCGTCGTGCTCCGAACGGAAATACCCCATGCACACGTGCCAAACGGTCGCCCCGTGGGCGTTCATGGCAGCTTCGATGTCGTCACGAGACAGCACAGACGCGGTTCCAGGCTCGCTCGCTAGCAGTGAGTCCCGTGGTGACCACCGCCGTGATGGCCGTACCCGGCACCGCCGTTACCGGCACCTGCACCGCAGCCGTTGCCAGCGCCACCAGCGTAGTTGTCACAGACGCCATCGCCATTGTCATCGGTATAGCACGGCCCGTTACCGGCGCCGGCGCCGTAACCATTGCCATTGCCGACATTGGAACCATCGCCGCGGTTGGCATAGTTGTCACAGACGCCATCGCCGTCATCATCGGTGTAGGCATTACCGCTACCAGCACCAAGACCGTAACCGTTGCCGGCGCCGTAGCCATCTGTGTAGTTGTCACAGATGCCATCACCGTTGTCATCAACATAGCAACCGGCGCTGCCAGGACAATCACCCGCCGCGTTCACGCAGCTAAGCGTTGCGCAGACCCGTTGCGAAAGCGGATTTGCCTGCGCCTGCACCGGTGCATTTCCGAGACAGAGCGCAAACGCGGGAATGGCAATGGCCGCGGCAAAGGCGATGCCGAGAATAGCGATCGTGGTTTTCTTCATGATGCACACCTCACTCGTCCGTGCTTTGACTTCACTTATAACACGAACGAGCGAGCTGATTCCTTGCAGGAAATTTCAAAAAACTTATTCGTATTTCTCGACGGCAAGTTCAAGCTGGTTGATGATGTCGATTTGCTGGGGGCACATGCTCTCACAGAGGCCGCACTTGATGCACTCGCTTGCCCTGCCTTCGGCTGTCTGCCAGCTGTAGAGTTCCTTCACGAACTCGTGGTCATGCGTCATGGATTCGAGGTTCAGAAGTTCCATGACCGTGGGAATCTTCACGCCCGAAGGACAACCCTTGACGCAGTAGTTGCAGGCCGTGCAGGGAATCTCCGCCAGCGAGCGCAGCTTCGTGATTGCGCGCTCGAGTGCCTCGTGCTCGGCAGCCGTGAAGGGCTGGTTATTCGCGTAGGACGCGACGTTCTCGTGCGCCTGATCCATGTTCGACATGCCCGAGAGCACGGAGATGACATTGGGGAGGTTCCAGCAGAAGCGATAGGCCCATTCGGCCTGCGTCGAGCCGGGCTTTGCCTCCTCGAGAATGGCCGCCACATCATCCGGCAAGTTGCAGAGGCGTCCACCGCGAGCCGGCTCCATGATGATGACCGGCTTGCCATGTTTCTCTGCCACCTCCATGAGACGCTGCGCGTCATTGTGAGGATCGTTCCAGTCGAGGTAGTTCACCTGGAGTTGCACGAAGTCCATCTCGGGGTGCTCCGTGAGGAGCTTGTCCAGACAATCGGCATCATCGTGCATGGAGAAGCCCACGTAGCGGATCTTTCCGGCGGCCTTCTGCTCTTGCGCCCAATCCCACATGCCATACTCATCGAACTTTGCCGTGCGCTTGCCGCCCACGTTGTGATGCAGGAAGTAGTCCACGTAATCGGTGCCAAGACGCTTGAGCGAGATATCGAGGCACTCCTTGGCAGCCTGCTCATTGGGCATTGCCCATGCCAGGCATTTGGTTGCAATGGTGAACGACTCACGCGGATAGCGCGCGACGAGCGCCTTGCCGAGCGCCACCTCGGACTCGCCCTCGTGATAGACGAACGCGGTATCGAAATAGGTGTTGCCGGCCTCCATGAAGGTATCGACCATCTGCTCGAACTGGGGGATGTCGATGCTCTTGACGTCGTTTTCGTCGAGAAGAGGGAGCCTCATGCAGCCAAAGCCCATCTTG
This window of the Coriobacteriaceae bacterium genome carries:
- a CDS encoding MATE family efflux transporter, which encodes MSALLKYTFPTICMMIFTSLYEVVDGFFVSNFVGKTALAAVNLAWPVVMILATIGLMTGTGGSALVAKTRGEGDDEKANRYFSMLVIFTIVLAVMLAVIGQLILVPLLEAFGAQGALLDESVIYGRWVLLALPFYALQFAFQIFYSTAGKPNYGFYVIVAAGVVNVVLDWLFICVFGWGIAGGAIATALGQVVGGLIPLVYFLRKHNSSLLRLVRTRLEWRPIGRSCLNGCSELVSNIAMSLTTMLYNFQLMRYIGEDGVAAFSVIGYTAMIFAAIFMGYALGSSPLMSYQYGARNRKEMRSILLKSLGFIGVGSVFMFLAAEWLAGPLSAIFVSYDAVLLEFTVNAYQIYAFAFLIMGIPIYASALFTSLGNGIVSAIIAFLRTLVFECGAVLLLPLVLGIDGIWLSVTVGELAAAVLSICFMVAFRKRYGYGKRGVSEQQG
- a CDS encoding sigma-70 family RNA polymerase sigma factor encodes the protein MNAHGATVWHVCMGYFRSEHDAQDAFQETFLKYALADATSFNDDAHRKAWLITVASNVCKDMLRAHRRNDEPLDEAIASEALISRDSEAQPDCDRMELMEAFRSLDDPPRLPLYLALYEGYTAPEIAEMLDAPVNTVYSWIARGKKTLKEALS
- a CDS encoding aldo/keto reductase, yielding MNDAIFPASKMGFGCMRLPLLDENDVKSIDIPQFEQMVDTFMEAGNTYFDTAFVYHEGESEVALGKALVARYPRESFTIATKCLAWAMPNEQAAKECLDISLKRLGTDYVDYFLHHNVGGKRTAKFDEYGMWDWAQEQKAAGKIRYVGFSMHDDADCLDKLLTEHPEMDFVQLQVNYLDWNDPHNDAQRLMEVAEKHGKPVIIMEPARGGRLCNLPDDVAAILEEAKPGSTQAEWAYRFCWNLPNVISVLSGMSNMDQAHENVASYANNQPFTAAEHEALERAITKLRSLAEIPCTACNYCVKGCPSGVKIPTVMELLNLESMTHDHEFVKELYSWQTAEGRASECIKCGLCESMCPQQIDIINQLELAVEKYE